One region of Culex pipiens pallens isolate TS chromosome 2, TS_CPP_V2, whole genome shotgun sequence genomic DNA includes:
- the LOC120427539 gene encoding CWF19-like protein 2, with amino-acid sequence MGSSDSDSDERRRHKKQRKKEKKSKKPKKEKKHKKKKYHKKRDRRSSGSSSNSESDRSFGGRDEWVEKVLPVAESKQLEQQPKVEREDWMNSMLIPTYSKEVKTKEDKKPTEQYDPKTSVRELNPHWRDGGSGLPSFRRPVDDDEDDDYGGRQAFARESAPGRDSGRSGGWRKHQESRDVAPRKAEVDVVKPAETPSGNDGMFLTDQQLNDLGAKIIKAEIMGNNELAASLKDKLEKAKAYRAQVKDKDKQEQGNAPKRKDDREEPEVRFTANKRENVSHNKKQRKIDHLLPGGNLADKFRSERFENDNMDAQFFKTSAKLDREANNLENIFDHGKASSSTSGQSNEEKIARDMNKQARVQADCERCLNSSKFSPDFVISMGKNVFLAVPSWKALQPKHCLIVPVGHYAALTLMDEDVFQDLLDTCKALKRMFADHRQEVIFFETVRYINRSPHAYVQCVPADNYEMAPFYFKKAILESETEWAMNKKLHNMQGLEIRRTVPKGLPYFWVNFNLESGFAHVIEDQEEFPVTFASETIAGILGLDTRDWRKPGRENNPKQRVKEFLEWWKEFDCLTRTKE; translated from the coding sequence ATGGGTTCGTCAGACAGCGATTCCGACGAACGCCGGCGCCACAAGAAGCAACGCAAGAAGGAGAAAAAGTCCAAAAAGCCAAAGAAGgaaaagaaacacaagaaaaagAAGTACCACAAGAAGCGGGACCGCCGGAgcagtggcagcagcagcaacagcgaaAGTGACCGGTCCTTTGGAGGGCGTGATGAGTGGGTGGAGAAGGTGTTGCCGGTGGCGGAGTCGAAGCAGCTGGAGCAGCAGCCGAAGGTTGAGCGGGAGGATTGGATGAACTCGATGCTGATACCTACCTACAGCAAGGAGGTGAAAACGAAGGAGGACAAGAAGCCAACGGAGCAGTACGATCCGAAGACGAGCGTCCGGGAGTTGAACCCGCACTGGAGAGATGGCGGGAGTGGGTTGCCTAGCTTCAGGAGGCCGGTTGATGACGATGAGGACGATGATTATGGTGGAAGACAGGCGTTCGCGAGGGAATCGGCTCCGGGTAGGGATTCTGGAAGGAGTGGCGGTTGGCGGAAGCACCAGGAATCGCGAGATGTCGCTCCTCGGAAGGCTGAGGTTGATGTTGTGAAGCCTGCTGAAACGCCTTCGGGTAATGACGGGATGTTCCTGACGGATCAACAGCTTAATGATTTGGGTGCCAAAATTATAAAAGCAGAGATTATGGGTAACAATGAATTGGCCGCTAGTCTTAAAGATAAGCTCGAAAAGGCCAAAGCTTATAGAGCTCAGGTTAAAGACAAAGACAAGCAAGAGCAAGGAAATGCACCCAAGAGAAAGGACGATCGGGAAGAACCAGAAGTGCGCTTTACTGCTAACAAGAGAGAAAACGTCAGCCACAACAAGAAACAGCGCAAAATTGATCACCTTCTGCCGGGCGGAAATCTGGCGGACAAGTTCCGCTCGGAACGCTTCGAAAACGACAACATGGACGCGCAGTTCTTTAAAACCTCCGCCAAGCTCGATCGTGAAGCGAACAATCTGGAGAACATCTTTGACCACGGCAAAGCCAGTTCTTCGACCTCCGGTCAGTCCAACGAGGAAAAGATTGCCAGGGACATGAACAAACAGGCCCGCGTTCAAGCCGACTGCGAGCGGTGCTTAAATTCGTCCAAATTTTCACCAGATTTCGTCATCTCAATGGGAAAGAACGTATTTCTGGCCGTTCCAAGCTGGAAAGCCCTCCAACCCAAGCATTGCCTAATCGTCCCGGTTGGCCACTACGCCGCCCTAACCCTAATGGACGAAGACGTCTTTCAGGATCTCCTGGACACGTGCAAAGCCCTAAAACGCATGTTCGCCGACCACCGCCAGGAAGTGATCTTCTTCGAAACGGTCCGTTACATCAACCGAAGTCCGCACGCGTACGTGCAGTGCGTCCCAGCTGACAACTACGAAATGGCGCCGTTTTACTTCAAGAAGGCGATCCTCGAGTCGGAAACGGAATGGGCCATGAACAAGAAGCTGCACAACATGCAAGGCTTGGAGATTCGTCGAACCGTGCCGAAGGGGCTGCCCTACTTTTGGGTCAACTTCAATCTGGAAAGTGGCTTCGCGCACGTCATCGAGGATCAGGAGGAATTTCCGGTGACGTTTGCGTCGGAA